In one window of Azoarcus olearius DNA:
- a CDS encoding MBL fold metallo-hydrolase, which yields MRNVELFGALGHRFILLNESEPGEEDGIRSNQYLIVRDGAGVLLDPGGFGVMPQVLAEMLRYVKPDRIEAIVLSHQDPDIVGGLSTWLELTPAEIYVSSIWMRFLPHYGLRDMSRFRGVPDEGMECELAPGLKLRILPAHFLHSEGQINVYDPASRILFTGDIGAAMMPIDRDEAFVDDFAAHLPYIEGFHRRYMGSNRAIRCWLDTIAGLDIDMIAPQHGPIYRGKAVGDFLAWLGKLECGIDLLEAGGRFRKA from the coding sequence ATGCGTAACGTCGAACTTTTCGGCGCGTTGGGCCACAGGTTCATCCTGTTGAATGAAAGCGAGCCGGGCGAAGAAGACGGCATCCGCTCCAACCAGTACCTGATCGTGCGCGACGGCGCCGGCGTGCTGCTCGACCCGGGCGGCTTCGGCGTGATGCCGCAGGTGCTGGCCGAAATGCTGCGCTACGTGAAGCCCGACCGCATCGAGGCGATCGTGCTGTCGCACCAGGACCCGGACATCGTCGGCGGCCTGTCGACCTGGCTGGAACTCACCCCGGCCGAAATCTACGTCTCCAGCATCTGGATGCGCTTCCTGCCGCACTACGGCCTGCGCGACATGAGCCGCTTCCGCGGCGTGCCCGACGAAGGCATGGAGTGCGAACTCGCACCGGGACTCAAGCTGCGCATCCTGCCGGCGCACTTCCTGCACTCCGAGGGCCAGATCAACGTCTACGACCCGGCCTCGCGCATCCTCTTCACCGGCGACATCGGCGCCGCGATGATGCCGATCGACCGCGACGAAGCCTTTGTTGACGACTTCGCCGCCCATCTGCCCTACATCGAGGGTTTCCACCGCCGCTACATGGGCTCCAACCGCGCGATCCGCTGCTGGCTCGACACCATCGCCGGGCTGGACATCGACATGATCGCGCCGCAGCACGGGCCGATCTACCGCGGCAAGGCGGTGGGCGACTTCCTCGCCTGGCTGGGCAAGCTCGAATGCGGCATCGACCTGCTCGAAGCCGGCGGGCGTTTCCGGAAGGCCTAA
- a CDS encoding putative bifunctional diguanylate cyclase/phosphodiesterase, translated as MPPLIPPTSQDSTLTPHRLRVIGELARLLESQTRTRYFSEALVGTTRAMHAEAMERLTSAIGETSSPHFVETLEQARDICGRLSDSFDLLLAERNRQSAASHEGLRDLISEFDDMFTLLSNTLVERELLERQSQVLEQIILSHERIGQWKAFVQAILSDFHAIFPFDLFFVAFAEENGLMLNVYYFGECDEAYRLATRQQLARSMIESLGLPADSPLDYEEFQVQRNQSIRPVRPEQMITVRVPEHSSQLAGLLGVTFLSSQELNAREESVIRSILAVMVMVVGSSKVLSRTLAELEYYSMHDPLTGLYNRRHFNNMLEYEIGRSERHEHEFALLLLDLDDFKDVNDSYGHPTGDSVLVRVAEILRGHIRKGDLATRIGGDEFAIMLMETGTEGAVSVAEKLGAALRATSFESPNGKRFHITTSIGVVVYPRDARTEHDLLAGVDIAMYRAKELGKDSACTLASMPGQLKATRVTRDYAEKLREALRENRMVPYFQPIVDCHTGVPFACETVARLKEKTGETIAAGAFIDTIEKYGLGRELDRVIIRQTLEAAAARARTGAPPLRVFINLSAQEIQGRGILGYAEELCNELGIPPSQVVFEILERDAIGDMTNMRKFLANLRKKGFAFALDDFGSGYNSFHYLRELHFEFVKIDGAFVRSIVESPIDRALVRNLTNLCKEIGILTVAEFVESEEILEMLREMGIDYVQGYHIGMPLPQMPDVA; from the coding sequence ATGCCACCGCTCATTCCGCCGACCTCGCAGGACTCGACGCTCACGCCGCACCGCCTGCGGGTCATCGGCGAACTCGCGCGCCTGCTCGAATCGCAGACCCGCACGCGCTACTTCAGCGAGGCGCTGGTCGGCACCACGCGCGCGATGCACGCCGAAGCGATGGAGCGCCTGACCAGTGCGATCGGCGAGACCAGCAGCCCGCACTTCGTCGAAACCCTGGAACAGGCGCGCGACATCTGCGGGCGGCTGTCCGACAGCTTCGACCTGCTGCTGGCCGAGCGCAACCGCCAGTCGGCCGCCAGCCATGAAGGGCTGCGCGACCTGATCAGCGAGTTCGACGACATGTTCACGCTGTTGTCGAACACCCTGGTCGAGCGCGAACTGCTCGAACGCCAGAGCCAGGTGCTCGAGCAGATCATCCTGTCGCACGAGCGCATCGGGCAGTGGAAGGCCTTCGTCCAGGCCATCCTCAGCGACTTCCACGCGATCTTCCCGTTCGACCTCTTCTTCGTCGCCTTCGCCGAAGAGAACGGGCTGATGCTCAACGTGTATTACTTCGGCGAATGCGACGAGGCTTACCGCCTCGCCACGCGCCAGCAGCTCGCCCGCAGCATGATCGAAAGCCTCGGCCTGCCGGCGGATTCGCCGCTGGACTACGAGGAATTCCAGGTCCAGCGCAACCAGAGCATCCGCCCGGTGCGGCCGGAGCAGATGATCACGGTGCGGGTGCCGGAGCACTCCTCGCAGCTCGCCGGCCTGCTCGGCGTCACCTTCCTGTCGTCGCAGGAGCTGAACGCGCGCGAGGAAAGCGTCATCCGCTCCATCCTCGCGGTGATGGTGATGGTGGTCGGTTCCAGCAAGGTGCTGTCGCGCACGCTGGCCGAGCTGGAGTACTACTCCATGCACGACCCGCTCACCGGCCTGTACAACCGGCGCCACTTCAACAACATGCTGGAGTACGAAATCGGCCGCTCGGAACGCCACGAGCACGAATTCGCGCTGCTGCTGCTCGACCTCGACGACTTCAAGGACGTCAACGACTCCTACGGCCACCCCACTGGCGACAGCGTGCTGGTGCGGGTCGCCGAAATCCTGCGCGGCCACATCCGCAAGGGCGATCTGGCCACCCGCATCGGAGGCGACGAGTTCGCCATCATGCTGATGGAAACCGGCACCGAAGGCGCGGTATCGGTGGCGGAAAAGCTGGGCGCCGCGCTGCGCGCCACCAGCTTCGAAAGCCCCAATGGCAAGCGCTTCCACATCACCACCTCGATCGGCGTGGTGGTCTATCCGCGCGACGCGCGCACCGAGCACGACCTGCTCGCCGGCGTGGACATCGCGATGTACCGCGCCAAGGAGTTGGGCAAGGACAGCGCATGCACGCTGGCCTCGATGCCCGGCCAGCTGAAGGCCACCCGCGTCACCCGCGACTACGCCGAGAAGCTGCGCGAGGCGCTGCGCGAGAACCGCATGGTTCCGTACTTCCAGCCCATCGTCGATTGCCACACCGGCGTGCCCTTCGCCTGCGAGACGGTCGCCCGCCTGAAGGAGAAGACCGGCGAAACCATCGCCGCCGGCGCCTTCATCGACACCATCGAGAAATACGGCCTCGGCCGCGAACTCGACCGCGTCATCATCCGCCAGACGCTCGAAGCCGCGGCCGCGCGCGCCCGCACCGGCGCACCGCCGCTGCGCGTGTTCATCAACCTGTCGGCGCAGGAAATCCAGGGCCGCGGCATCCTCGGCTATGCCGAAGAGCTGTGCAACGAACTCGGCATCCCGCCCAGCCAGGTGGTGTTCGAAATCCTCGAACGCGACGCCATCGGCGACATGACGAACATGCGCAAATTCCTCGCGAACCTGCGCAAGAAGGGCTTCGCGTTCGCACTGGACGACTTCGGCAGCGGCTACAACTCCTTCCACTACCTGCGCGAACTGCACTTCGAATTCGTCAAGATCGACGGCGCCTTCGTGCGCAGCATCGTCGAATCGCCGATCGACCGCGCGCTGGTGCGCAACCTCACCAACCTGTGCAAGGAAATCGGCATCCTCACCGTCGCCGAGTTCGTCGAATCCGAGGAAATCCTCGAGATGCTGCGCGAGATGGGCATCGACTACGTCCAGGGCTACCACATCGGCATGCCGCTGCCGCAGATGCCCGATGTCGCCTGA
- a CDS encoding energy-coupling factor ABC transporter permease gives MHIEPGLVSAAKVAVANVAAVALVGAHALQFVRQPQLVVRSLLAALFFSLFMQSFHLPAGPSELHFIGAMPIYLILGFVPTLVGFAAGLLAQGILFEPTDLVNLGVNTLSLALPLLVLHHTAGRRVDGLSVRNILKLDAIYYAGVALMVGFWLSLGDTATPFAAWAGFAAHYLPVVLIEPLVTIALVGLLRPHAAHPALRLCTTLRTA, from the coding sequence ATGCATATCGAACCCGGTCTGGTTTCCGCCGCCAAGGTCGCCGTCGCCAACGTCGCCGCCGTCGCGCTGGTCGGCGCACACGCGCTGCAATTCGTCCGTCAGCCGCAACTCGTCGTCCGCAGCCTGCTCGCGGCGCTGTTCTTCTCGCTCTTCATGCAGAGCTTCCACCTGCCCGCCGGGCCGTCGGAGCTGCACTTCATCGGCGCGATGCCGATCTACCTCATCCTCGGCTTCGTCCCCACGCTGGTCGGCTTCGCCGCCGGCCTGCTGGCGCAGGGCATCCTGTTCGAGCCCACCGACCTGGTGAACCTCGGCGTGAACACCCTGTCGCTGGCGCTGCCGCTGCTGGTGCTGCATCACACCGCCGGCAGGCGCGTCGATGGACTCAGTGTGCGCAACATCCTCAAGCTCGACGCCATCTACTACGCCGGCGTCGCGCTGATGGTCGGCTTCTGGCTCAGCCTGGGCGACACCGCCACGCCGTTCGCGGCCTGGGCCGGCTTCGCCGCCCACTACCTGCCGGTAGTGCTGATCGAGCCGCTGGTGACGATCGCGCTGGTCGGCCTGCTGCGCCCGCACGCCGCGCACCCGGCGCTGCGTCTGTGCACCACGCTGCGCACTGCCTGA
- the cobM gene encoding precorrin-4 C(11)-methyltransferase, with protein MPGTIWFVGAGPGDPDLITVKGRRLLEQAGAILFAGSLVDQAATQYAPPGCAIRDSKDMTLEEMTAWLVEAAGRHPTVVRLQTGDPGLYGALVEMTRPLDAAGIAWKVVPGVSSAMASAAAAGETLTLPEVTQTVILTRVAGRTPMPPGEELEALAAHRTTLCLFLSITLLHEVLRALRAAGWPEDAPIVVVQKASWPGEEKVVRGTLADIKKRCQAEKIASQAMIIASPALGARDWPGIARSKLYDPAFTHRFRRAVAPADAAPASEAPQ; from the coding sequence ATGCCCGGCACCATCTGGTTCGTCGGCGCCGGCCCCGGCGACCCCGACCTGATCACCGTCAAGGGGCGTCGCCTGCTCGAGCAGGCCGGCGCCATCCTGTTCGCCGGCTCACTGGTGGACCAGGCGGCGACGCAGTACGCGCCGCCCGGCTGCGCCATCCGCGATTCCAAGGACATGACGCTGGAAGAGATGACGGCCTGGCTGGTCGAGGCTGCAGGCCGCCATCCGACGGTGGTCCGCCTGCAGACCGGCGACCCCGGCCTGTATGGCGCGCTGGTCGAGATGACGCGCCCGCTCGACGCCGCCGGCATTGCCTGGAAGGTGGTGCCGGGCGTGTCGTCGGCGATGGCCTCGGCCGCCGCCGCCGGCGAAACGCTGACCCTGCCGGAAGTGACGCAGACGGTGATCCTCACCCGCGTCGCCGGCCGCACGCCGATGCCGCCGGGCGAGGAGCTCGAAGCCCTCGCCGCCCACCGCACGACGCTCTGCCTGTTCCTGTCGATCACCCTGCTGCACGAAGTCCTGCGCGCGCTGCGCGCCGCCGGCTGGCCCGAGGACGCGCCCATCGTGGTGGTGCAGAAGGCGAGCTGGCCGGGCGAGGAAAAGGTGGTGCGCGGCACGCTCGCCGACATCAAGAAACGCTGCCAGGCGGAGAAGATCGCCAGCCAGGCCATGATCATCGCCAGCCCGGCGCTCGGCGCCCGCGACTGGCCCGGGATCGCCCGCTCCAAGCTCTACGACCCCGCCTTCACCCACCGCTTCCGCCGCGCCGTCGCGCCTGCGGACGCGGCCCCCGCCAGCGAGGCACCGCAATGA
- a CDS encoding sirohydrochlorin chelatase yields the protein MNDTTLLLIGHGSRNREGNKEILHFAAQWRERHPAWRIEVCFIEHAEVLLDEGLDRAARAARNVVAIPFILNAAGHVKMELPAAIERARARHPGVGFSCVRHLGMGREIFAVLQGQLERLMKSLAMPDPQTTGVILLGRGSSDAGANGELAKMARWIFEEGDHELVDLAFTSITWPRLETVVQRQVKLGMAQICIVPVYLFTGVLIERIQAQVERLQRQYPQIAFALGSHFGFDKGVFDLLDARVSGIDCAEGPLLECDGCKYRLAAEAEHLHDHSHTHVHDDHGDHGHAHQGHDHGHDGHHHRDHAHA from the coding sequence ATGAACGACACCACCCTGCTGCTGATCGGCCACGGTTCGCGCAACCGCGAAGGCAACAAGGAGATCCTGCACTTCGCCGCCCAGTGGCGCGAACGCCACCCCGCCTGGCGCATCGAGGTCTGCTTCATCGAGCACGCCGAGGTGCTGCTCGACGAAGGCCTGGACCGCGCTGCCCGCGCCGCCCGCAACGTGGTCGCCATCCCCTTCATCCTCAACGCCGCCGGCCACGTCAAGATGGAGCTGCCGGCCGCGATCGAGCGCGCCCGCGCCCGCCACCCCGGCGTCGGCTTCTCCTGCGTGCGCCACCTCGGCATGGGGCGCGAGATCTTCGCGGTGCTGCAGGGCCAGCTCGAACGCCTGATGAAATCGCTGGCGATGCCCGATCCGCAGACCACCGGCGTGATCCTGCTCGGCCGCGGCTCGTCGGACGCCGGCGCCAACGGCGAACTCGCCAAGATGGCGCGCTGGATCTTCGAAGAGGGCGACCACGAACTGGTCGACCTCGCCTTCACCAGCATCACCTGGCCGCGGCTGGAAACCGTGGTGCAGCGCCAGGTGAAGCTGGGCATGGCGCAGATCTGCATCGTGCCGGTGTACCTCTTCACCGGCGTGCTGATCGAGCGCATCCAGGCCCAGGTGGAGCGCCTGCAGCGCCAGTACCCGCAGATCGCCTTCGCGCTCGGCAGCCACTTCGGCTTCGACAAGGGTGTCTTCGACCTGCTCGACGCCCGCGTCAGCGGCATCGACTGCGCCGAAGGCCCGCTGCTGGAGTGCGACGGCTGCAAGTACCGGCTCGCCGCCGAGGCCGAACACCTGCACGACCACAGCCACACCCATGTGCATGACGACCATGGCGATCACGGTCACGCCCACCAAGGCCATGACCACGGTCACGACGGCCATCACCACCGCGATCACGCCCACGCCTGA
- a CDS encoding precorrin-8X methylmutase — MSTANTVTEQLTAAGRAIEHDSFAIIDAEVGAHAYSAEQWPIVRRMIHANADFEFNGLTDFHPAAVEAGLAAILGGGSRVVADVEMICVGLSASRLAHFGISTHQFISDTDVIARAKAEETTRAVQAMRKAHRLGLINGALVGIGNAPTALIELVRLIREEGARPALVVGMPVGFVSAAESKDLMAGLDDVPWIVIRGRKGGSTLVVAAIHALLGLAEARQRAGR; from the coding sequence ATGAGCACCGCCAACACCGTCACCGAACAGCTCACCGCCGCCGGCCGCGCCATCGAGCACGACTCCTTCGCCATCATCGATGCCGAGGTCGGCGCCCATGCCTACAGCGCGGAGCAGTGGCCGATCGTCCGCCGCATGATCCACGCCAATGCCGACTTCGAGTTCAACGGCCTCACCGACTTCCACCCCGCGGCGGTCGAAGCCGGGCTCGCCGCCATCCTCGGCGGCGGCTCGCGGGTGGTGGCCGATGTCGAGATGATCTGCGTCGGCCTGTCGGCCTCGCGCCTGGCGCACTTCGGCATCAGCACCCACCAATTCATTTCCGATACCGACGTCATCGCCCGCGCGAAGGCGGAGGAGACCACGCGCGCGGTGCAGGCGATGCGCAAGGCGCACCGGCTGGGACTGATCAACGGCGCCCTCGTCGGCATCGGCAACGCCCCCACCGCGCTGATCGAGCTGGTACGGCTGATCCGCGAGGAAGGCGCGCGCCCGGCGCTGGTGGTCGGCATGCCGGTGGGCTTCGTCTCGGCGGCGGAATCCAAGGACCTGATGGCCGGACTCGACGACGTGCCGTGGATCGTGATCCGCGGCCGCAAGGGCGGCTCGACGCTGGTGGTCGCGGCGATCCACGCTTTGCTCGGGCTGGCCGAAGCACGCCAGCGCGCGGGGCGCTGA
- a CDS encoding cobalt-precorrin-5B (C(1))-methyltransferase gives MSTGHALSPASQEKIRKGDPKRDRGNRSGFSTGANSAAAAAAATLGLVRGAVPDTVECVLPNTQIVRFAIADGCVDGDRAHAVSIKDAGDDPDATHGAHLTADVRRIPGGGGAIVLKGGPGVGVVTKPGLGLEVGGPAINPVPRSNIAANVAAAGKAILAAGDSLEVTISVPGGEEMAKKTLNARLGILGGISILGTTGIVRPYSTAAFRASVIQAVDVAANQGQTSVVFTTGGRTEKCAMREFPELDEACFVQMGDFVKAAFTTALKQRMRHIIVGAMVGKLTKIAQGLSVTHAWREEVDRELIAGAAIEIGAPPSLVEEIRAAETARFAAERLDELGLAVAFHRALAERAITSLRQRYPGPHRLSVMACNFEGKPVVTVHDDAPAGTDYAPLPDTDPDAD, from the coding sequence ATGAGCACTGGCCACGCGCTTTCGCCGGCGTCCCAGGAGAAGATCCGCAAGGGCGACCCCAAGCGCGACCGCGGCAACCGCAGCGGCTTTTCCACCGGCGCCAACTCCGCCGCCGCCGCCGCCGCGGCCACGCTCGGCCTGGTGCGCGGCGCGGTGCCGGACACGGTGGAGTGCGTACTGCCCAACACCCAGATCGTGCGCTTCGCCATCGCCGACGGCTGTGTGGACGGCGACCGCGCCCACGCGGTCAGCATCAAGGACGCCGGCGACGACCCGGACGCCACCCACGGCGCCCACCTCACCGCCGACGTGCGCCGCATCCCCGGCGGCGGCGGTGCCATCGTCCTCAAGGGCGGGCCGGGCGTCGGCGTGGTCACCAAACCGGGGCTGGGGCTGGAGGTCGGCGGTCCGGCGATCAACCCGGTGCCACGCAGCAACATCGCCGCCAACGTCGCCGCCGCCGGCAAAGCCATCCTCGCCGCCGGCGACAGCCTGGAAGTGACGATCTCGGTGCCGGGCGGCGAGGAGATGGCGAAGAAGACGCTCAACGCGCGCCTCGGCATCCTCGGCGGCATCTCCATCCTCGGCACCACCGGCATCGTGCGGCCTTACTCCACCGCGGCCTTCCGCGCCAGCGTGATCCAGGCCGTCGACGTCGCCGCCAACCAGGGCCAGACCAGCGTGGTGTTCACCACCGGCGGGCGCACCGAGAAGTGCGCGATGCGCGAATTCCCCGAACTGGACGAAGCCTGCTTCGTGCAGATGGGCGACTTCGTCAAGGCCGCCTTCACCACCGCACTGAAGCAACGCATGCGGCACATCATCGTCGGCGCCATGGTCGGCAAGCTCACCAAGATCGCCCAGGGCCTGTCGGTGACCCACGCCTGGCGCGAAGAGGTGGACCGCGAGCTGATCGCCGGCGCCGCGATCGAGATCGGCGCGCCGCCCTCGCTGGTGGAAGAAATCCGCGCCGCCGAAACCGCCCGCTTCGCGGCCGAAAGACTCGACGAACTCGGGCTCGCGGTCGCCTTCCACCGCGCCCTGGCCGAGCGCGCCATCACCAGCCTGCGCCAGCGCTACCCGGGCCCCCACCGGCTGTCGGTGATGGCCTGCAATTTCGAAGGCAAGCCCGTCGTCACGGTGCATGACGACGCACCGGCCGGCACGGACTACGCCCCGCTCCCCGATACAGACCCCGATGCAGACTGA
- a CDS encoding bifunctional cobalt-precorrin-7 (C(5))-methyltransferase/cobalt-precorrin-6B (C(15))-methyltransferase, producing the protein MQTEILHIVGILDDGWTGLTDAARQRLAGCGLVIGAARTLARVAPFLPETTVLRDMDGALSKVPGWVRDAQADGLAVAVLATGDPLCHGIAGFLIGKLGAANVAVHPAPSTMQLACARLKKPWQDIAIASCHSADAGEWTPGAPPDHGLYKLVRAVAEHPRVAAFTGPDNSPDRIARALLAAGYGEDVRLSVAARLCLADEAVFGDLPLADAAAMRFPDPNILVIERTPAERRALFGFDDRDYVQRQPEKGLITKLEARAVSLAKLGLAADSIVWDIGAGSGSVGLEASRIARHGHVWAIEKNAADAANALENARRLRASNYTLIQAKAPDGLDAWPDPDAIFIGGSGGELAELILLALARLRPGGRLVMNFVTLENLTTATTVLAVAGAAWDVTMLSAARSQPILDMHRLAAQNPVWIVCARKAALQAEIPRDEN; encoded by the coding sequence ATGCAGACTGAAATTCTCCACATCGTCGGCATCCTCGACGACGGCTGGACCGGCCTCACCGACGCCGCCCGCCAACGCCTTGCCGGCTGCGGCCTGGTGATCGGCGCCGCGCGCACGCTGGCGCGGGTCGCGCCCTTCCTGCCCGAAACCACCGTGCTGCGCGACATGGACGGCGCGCTATCGAAGGTGCCCGGCTGGGTGCGCGACGCCCAGGCGGACGGCCTCGCCGTCGCGGTGCTCGCCACCGGCGACCCGCTCTGCCACGGCATCGCCGGCTTCCTGATCGGCAAGCTTGGCGCGGCGAACGTCGCAGTACATCCGGCGCCATCGACGATGCAGCTCGCCTGCGCGCGGCTGAAAAAGCCGTGGCAGGACATCGCGATTGCCTCCTGCCACAGCGCCGACGCCGGCGAGTGGACGCCCGGCGCCCCGCCCGATCACGGCCTCTACAAGCTGGTGCGCGCGGTGGCGGAACACCCCCGCGTCGCCGCCTTCACCGGCCCCGACAACAGCCCCGACCGCATCGCCCGCGCGCTGCTCGCCGCCGGTTACGGCGAGGACGTGCGCCTCTCGGTCGCCGCCCGCCTGTGCCTGGCCGACGAGGCGGTGTTCGGCGATCTCCCGCTCGCGGACGCGGCGGCGATGCGCTTTCCCGATCCCAATATCCTCGTCATTGAACGCACGCCGGCCGAGCGCCGCGCGCTGTTCGGTTTCGACGACAGGGACTACGTCCAGCGTCAGCCGGAGAAGGGCCTGATCACCAAGCTGGAAGCGCGCGCGGTGTCGCTCGCCAAGCTCGGGCTTGCCGCCGACAGCATCGTCTGGGACATCGGCGCCGGCTCCGGCTCGGTCGGGCTGGAAGCCAGCCGCATCGCCCGCCACGGCCACGTGTGGGCGATCGAGAAGAACGCCGCCGATGCCGCCAACGCGCTCGAAAACGCCCGCCGCCTGCGCGCCAGCAACTACACCCTAATTCAGGCCAAGGCACCGGACGGGCTAGACGCCTGGCCCGACCCGGATGCCATCTTCATCGGCGGCTCCGGCGGCGAGCTGGCCGAACTCATCCTGCTGGCGCTGGCGCGGCTGCGCCCGGGCGGGCGGCTGGTGATGAACTTCGTCACCCTCGAAAACCTGACCACCGCAACCACGGTGCTGGCAGTGGCGGGCGCCGCCTGGGACGTGACCATGCTGTCGGCCGCGCGCAGCCAGCCCATCCTCGACATGCACCGCCTCGCCGCGCAGAACCCGGTGTGGATCGTCTGCGCGCGCAAGGCTGCACTCCAAGCGGAAATCCCTCGCGATGAAAATTGA
- the cobI gene encoding precorrin-2 C(20)-methyltransferase, whose amino-acid sequence MKIDPATGQAPDVPPGPATSADAAHPTGSAKDRRSTHSAPTAVGNAARDIPHSPHRPGSTFGRLIGVSLGPGDPDLITRRGWTALQSGARWTYPVKKAESGSYALDIVRRGGLAVPGDAEALVFPMTRDALALARAWARAAARTVALLAEGRDVVFLVEGDASTFSTFGHLARTVRELAPTVDVETIPGISSFAAASARVQRPLAEEDDTFAVVPAAYGIDVIARLLPDFDTLILLKVKPLLDDLIDLLAARGLLGQACFVEKVGSPEERVVHDVAGLRGEKVNYLSLLLVRNPGRIRGELQRGCRKKPTVVVAEEAPG is encoded by the coding sequence ATGAAAATTGACCCCGCAACCGGGCAGGCCCCGGACGTGCCGCCCGGCCCGGCGACCTCGGCCGACGCAGCCCACCCAACAGGCAGCGCGAAGGACAGGCGTTCGACACACTCCGCCCCAACCGCGGTGGGCAACGCCGCCCGCGACATTCCGCACAGCCCCCATCGCCCCGGCTCGACCTTCGGCCGCCTGATCGGCGTCTCGCTCGGCCCCGGCGACCCCGACCTCATCACCCGTCGCGGCTGGACCGCGCTGCAGTCGGGCGCGCGCTGGACCTATCCGGTGAAGAAGGCGGAAAGCGGCTCCTACGCGCTCGACATCGTGCGCCGCGGCGGCCTTGCCGTGCCGGGCGACGCCGAAGCGCTGGTGTTTCCGATGACGCGCGATGCGCTCGCGCTCGCCCGCGCCTGGGCGCGCGCCGCCGCCCGCACCGTGGCGCTGCTCGCCGAAGGCCGCGACGTGGTGTTCCTGGTCGAGGGCGACGCCTCCACCTTCTCCACCTTCGGCCACCTCGCCCGCACGGTGCGCGAGCTGGCGCCGACGGTGGACGTGGAAACCATCCCCGGCATCAGCTCCTTCGCCGCCGCTTCCGCGCGGGTGCAGCGCCCGCTCGCGGAAGAAGACGACACCTTCGCTGTCGTCCCCGCCGCCTACGGCATCGACGTCATCGCCCGCCTGCTGCCCGACTTCGACACGCTGATCCTGCTCAAGGTGAAGCCGTTGCTCGACGACCTGATCGACCTGCTCGCCGCGCGCGGTTTGCTTGGGCAGGCCTGCTTTGTCGAGAAGGTGGGGTCGCCGGAAGAGCGGGTGGTGCACGACGTCGCCGGCCTGCGTGGCGAAAAGGTGAATTACCTGTCGCTGCTGCTGGTGCGCAATCCGGGGCGGATTCGGGGGGAGTTGCAGCGGGGGTGTCGGAAGAAGCCGACGGTTGTGGTTGCAGAGGAGGCGCCCGGCTGA
- a CDS encoding cobalamin biosynthesis central domain-containing protein, translated as MPQHLPFPNDRIAVVSITRHGIALAGKVVAALPGAALFAPNKFRAEAAAAAPGAAACYAGKTGDQIPALFAAFDGIVAIVSLGAVVRLIAPHLKNKDADPGVVVLDEAARYAIPVLSGHLGGANALAGVLAETLGAQPVLTTASDARETLAVDLLGRELGWTFEATHDEIVRASAAVVNDEPVALVQEAGSCDWWPRHANGRSGPLPANIRLDVTRIEDIDPAAWGAVLWISHRPLPAALAPQLAGKTVIYRPPQAAQ; from the coding sequence ATGCCCCAACACCTGCCCTTCCCCAACGACCGCATCGCGGTGGTTTCCATCACCCGCCACGGCATCGCGCTGGCCGGCAAGGTGGTCGCCGCGTTGCCCGGTGCCGCCCTGTTCGCGCCCAACAAGTTCCGCGCCGAAGCCGCTGCGGCCGCGCCCGGCGCCGCCGCCTGCTACGCCGGCAAAACCGGCGACCAGATTCCGGCGCTGTTCGCCGCCTTCGACGGCATCGTTGCCATCGTCTCGCTCGGCGCGGTGGTGCGGCTGATCGCGCCGCACCTCAAGAACAAGGACGCCGACCCCGGCGTGGTGGTGCTGGACGAAGCGGCGCGCTATGCCATCCCGGTGCTGTCCGGCCACCTCGGCGGCGCCAACGCGCTGGCCGGCGTGCTCGCCGAAACCCTGGGCGCGCAGCCGGTGCTGACCACCGCGTCGGACGCGCGCGAAACCCTGGCGGTGGACCTGCTCGGGCGCGAACTGGGCTGGACCTTCGAAGCCACGCACGACGAGATCGTGCGCGCCAGCGCCGCCGTGGTGAACGACGAGCCTGTGGCGCTAGTGCAGGAGGCCGGCAGCTGCGACTGGTGGCCGCGCCACGCCAACGGCCGCAGCGGCCCGCTCCCGGCCAACATCCGGCTGGATGTCACGCGCATCGAGGACATCGACCCCGCCGCCTGGGGCGCGGTGCTGTGGATCAGCCACCGCCCGCTGCCGGCGGCGCTGGCGCCGCAGCTTGCCGGCAAGACGGTGATCTACCGGCCGCCGCAGGCTGCGCAGTGA